From the Rhodospirillaceae bacterium genome, one window contains:
- a CDS encoding cyclic nucleotide-binding domain-containing protein: MLTFTLVDVFGHLSFALIAVSYAVKDMIMLRAISVASGFIGLFYNYYLPGGPLWLAIVWVSLFMFINGGRIVQLYSEQRGVSFNEDEKELYETTFQEFSPVEFMKLMRLASWKEIPEDNFIAKEGEEFESLKLLYNGEVKIVIDGKEVARARDGAMIGEISFLQGGNATATVQAAQPCRCVVWPKEELRSLLKRNPTMDIAMKHIFSMDLTRKLLGDGGPEPLHV; this comes from the coding sequence ATGCTAACTTTTACACTTGTTGATGTCTTCGGTCATCTGTCGTTTGCCCTGATCGCAGTTTCCTATGCCGTAAAGGATATGATCATGCTTCGGGCGATTTCGGTTGCCTCAGGGTTTATAGGATTATTTTACAATTATTATTTACCCGGTGGGCCTCTCTGGCTGGCGATTGTCTGGGTGTCGTTGTTCATGTTTATTAATGGCGGACGGATTGTTCAGCTTTATTCGGAACAACGCGGTGTTTCTTTCAACGAAGACGAAAAGGAACTTTACGAAACCACCTTCCAAGAATTTTCCCCTGTTGAATTCATGAAACTCATGCGGCTCGCCAGTTGGAAGGAAATCCCCGAAGATAACTTCATCGCGAAAGAAGGGGAGGAATTTGAATCTTTGAAATTGCTTTATAACGGCGAAGTAAAAATTGTAATTGATGGCAAGGAAGTCGCGCGTGCCCGGGACGGCGCAATGATCGGCGAAATATCATTTCTGCAAGGTGGTAACGCGACCGCAACAGTTCAGGCAGCCCAACCGTGCCGGTGTGTTGTTTGGCCAAAGGAAGAACTCCGCAGCCTTTTAAAGCGCAACCCGACCATGGATATTGCGATGAAACATATTTTCAGCATGGATCTGACGCGAAAGCTCTTAGGTGATGGTGGCCCAGAGCCCTTACACGTGTAA